A genomic window from Sceloporus undulatus isolate JIND9_A2432 ecotype Alabama chromosome 9, SceUnd_v1.1, whole genome shotgun sequence includes:
- the LOC121915097 gene encoding leucine-rich repeat and fibronectin type III domain-containing protein 1-like protein yields MERLVLSLLVMGTVVKAMVCPPRCRCQALSPSITILCTKTGLLFVPPSIDRRTAELRLMDNFITSLRRRDFANMTNLIHLTLSRNTISQIMPYTFFDLKGLHALHLDSNRLTSIGEDHFKGLINLRHLILSNNQLHYISSGSFEDFIDIIEDLDLSYNNLVHVPWETIGRLSNANTISLDHNLIDFVPEGIFSELHKLARLDMTSNKLKKIPPDPLFSRIPVYAKPKGSPLSSLVLSFGGNPLHCNCELVWLRRLTREDDLETCASPPELMGKYFWTIREEEFVCEPPMITHKTPKQVVMEGESVSLKCKAVGDPEPYVRWISPVGKLVSNTSRTVSYENGTLDILVASVEEKGEFTCIASNAAGVSTAPVELSVKPYPHLANSTNCDKEADPGPSDILISAKSSFPNETKSHQERKVVVVELTSSSALIQWPSQHHIPGIRMFQIQYNSSADEILVYRMIPAASKSFFLTDLVAGRDYDLCVLAVYDDGVTSLTATMVVGCVQFTTEEEYRQCRSLHAQFLGGTMIIIIGGIIVASVLVFIFILLMKYKVYTNHHKNKTTKVTNVCSQTNGSQSGSVAHSSSKLAEGLQRECSGLPQRGKSVLSLECERGTPTEVTGPLRSEAFSQ; encoded by the exons ATGGAAAGGCTGGTCCTCTCCCTGCTGGTTATGGGCACTGTGGTGAAGGCCATGGTGTGTCCTCCACGCTGCAGATGCCAGGCTCTCTCCCCTTCAATCACCATCCTCTGCACCAAGACAGGGCTGCTTTTTGTCCCTCCTAGCATTGACCGGCGGACGGCTGAGCTCCGTCTGATGGACAACTTCATCACCAGCCTGCGGCGGAGGGATTTTGCCAACATGACGAACCTGATTCACTTGACCTTGTCCAGGAATACAATCAGTCAGATCATGCCTTACACCTTTTTTGATCTCAAAGGCCTTCACGCATTACACCTGGATAGTAACCGCCTGACCTCCATTGGCGAGGATCACTTCAAAGGGTTAATCAATCTTCGCCACTTGATCCTGAGTAATAACCAATTACACTACATTTCATCTGGGTCTTTTGAGGATTTCATTGACATAATTGAGGATCTGGATCTATCCTATAATAACCTTGTTCATGTTCCTTGGGAAACGATTGGGAGGCTTTCAAATGCCAACACGATCAGCTTGGATCATAACCTCATAGATTTTGTACCAGAAGGAATTTTCTCAGAACTTCACAAACTGGCTCGGCTGGACATGACCTCCAACAAATTGAAAAAGATCCCCCCTGATCCCCTCTTTTCCCGCATCCCTGTCTATGCCAAGCCAAAGGGATCCCCTTTGTCCTCCTTGGTGCTGAGCTTTGGGGGGAACCCCTTGCACTGCAATTGTGAACTCGTGTGGCTGCGGCGTCTGACCAGGGAAGATGATCTGGAGACATGCGCCTCCCCTCCAGAACTGATGGGTAAGTACTTCTGGACCATTCGAGAGGAGGAGTTTGTTTGTGAGCCTCCCATGATTACTCACAAGACCCCCAAGCAGGTGGTCATGGAAGGAGAGAGCGTTTCCTTGAAATGCAAAGCTGTAGGTGACCCAGAGCCATACGTCCGCTGGATTTCACCTGTGGGGAAGCTAGTCTCCAACACTTCCAGAACGGTTTCTTATGAGAATGGGACTCTGGATATTTTGGTGGCTTctgtggaggagaaaggggagttTACTTGCATTGCATCCAATGCTGCTGGGGTCTCCACTGCCCCCGTTGAACTCTCCGTCAAACCTTACCCTCACCTGGCTAATAGTACCAACTGCGATAAGGAAGCTGACCCAGGACCCTCAGACATTCTTATTTCTGCCAAGTCGAGCTTCCCCAATGAAACCAAATCTCACCAAGAgaggaaggtggtggtggttgagCTGACCTCTTCCTCTGCTCTCATCCAGTGGCCttcccagcaccacatcccagGAATACGAATGTTCCAGATCCAGTACAACAGCTCTGCTGATGAGATCTTGGTGTACAG GATGATTCCAGCTGCCAGCAAGTCCTTCTTCTTGACAGATCTGGTTGCTGGGCGTGACTATGACCTTTGTGTCCTTGCTGTTTATGATGATGGCGTGACGTCTCTGACAGCAACCATGGTGGTTGGATGTGTGCAGTTCACCACAGAGGAGGAATATCGGCAGTGCCGCTCCCTCCATGCCCAGTTCCTTGGTGGGACTATGATCATCATCATTGGAGGCATTATCGTGGCATCTGTTTTGGTCTTCATCTTCATTCTTCTGATGAAATACAAAGTTTACACCAACcatcacaaaaacaaaaccacaaaagtgACCAATGTTTGTTCTCAGACCAATGGCAGCCAAAGCGGCTCTGTCGCCCACTCCAGCTCCAAGCTAGCAGAGGGGCTGCAGCGGGAATGTTCGGGGCTGCCCCAGAGAGGCAAAAGCGTCCTCAGTCTGGAGTGTGAACGCGGCACACCGACGGAGGTGACGGGCCCTTTACGAAGTGAAGCCTTCTCTCAGTAG